Below is a genomic region from Desulfatiglans sp..
CTATAGAATTTAAAAGATGTGTCTTACCTATGCCATGTTTTGAAAAAATATAAAAAGGGCTGTAATAACCACCAGGGTTTTCTGATATTGAAACAGCGGATGAATATGCAAATAGGTTACAATCACCAGTAACAAAGTTATTAAACTTCATTAATTTATTTAGATTATCTAAAGATAATTTATTTTGATTTATATTTTCACTAATAATTGAATTATTATTTTTATTATAATTGAATTGTAAATTAAGGTTTTTTTTAGTTATTTTTTTTAAATAATTTTTTATAATGTCATAATAGTTATCATGCAGCCATACCGCGATAAACTTATTAGGCACCTCTATTACAGCGCTGTTTTCATCAATTTTACTGCATTCTGTATTTACAAACCATGTATCAATCTCTGATTTAGGTATAACAGATCCGAGGTTTTTTATTATTTCATTCCATATTTTTTTAAATGGCATATAAACATCTTCGCATTGTTTTGAGCTGTTTTTAAAAGCGGCTGATTCTAAAAGATTTTATTAATAATTACAACTAAAAACTGGTAAAAAAATGACTCTTTTATTTTGTAAAACATATTGTTTTTATTATTTATTTTTATATATCAGCCTTTAACCTCTTTTACATTTTTTATATATATTAAATAAGGATTATTTACCCTTAAAAATGTTTGTGTTATAAGCCACTGAACCCTTATCTTTTAATAAAAAGGAGTAAAAAATTGCAGAATAAAATTACCACACCTGCAGACCTTGAAAGGACACAGCAGGAATTGAGTATTAAAAGGAATCTCAAGAAGATAAAACGCAAGATAGTAGTAATGAGCGGTAAAGGTGGGGTAGGAAAAAGCACTGTCGCCTCAATGATTGCCCTTATGCTCAGTATCAGGGGAAACAAGGTAGGGCTTATGGACGTGGACCTGCACGGGCCAAGCATCCCTAATATGCTTAAAATAAGTAGCGGGATGAATATAAAAGGGCAGCATGAGTTAAGCCCGTTTGAATATTCAGCTAATCTGGGCGTTATTTCCATGGGTATGATCCTGCAGAAGCAGGATGAAGCGGTTATATGGCGCGGCCCATTAAAGATAAGCGCTATAAGGCAGTTTATCTCAGATGTAACATGGGGAGAGCTTGACTTTTTAATAGTGGATTCACCGCCAGGCACTGGTGATGAGCCCCTTACTGTTGCCCAAACTATAACCGATGCAGAGGCCGTTATTGTAACCACGCCACAGGAGATCAGCCTTGCGGATGTGAGGAAATCCATCAACTTCTGCCGCCAGGTTAAAATGAATATCCTGGGTATTGTGGAAAACATGAGCGGTTTAAAATGCCCCCATTGCGGTGAAAAGATTGCAGTCTTTAGCGAAGGGGGAGGAAAAAAGATGGCAGGGGCAATGGATGTGCCTTTTATAGGCGAAATACCTATTGATCCTGAGGTTGTTAAATTAGCTGATGAAAAGCAGCTGGAACATATCCTTGAAAAAAAGGAGTCTGATATATACAGGGCCTATGCCACATTAATAGAGAAGATAGAAAAGGGTTAGAATTATAAAGTGAGGTTAAAAACCAAGGGCCTTTTTAAATTCCATAAAGTCGTTGAACCTCTTTTCAGGCATCTTTTCCAGGGCGGTTTTTATTGCCCCTGCTATCTCTTTTGAAAGAGAGGGGTTACAGCCATCAGCAGGAAGGGCAGTCTCATTAAGGTGCCATGATGCTATCTCAGGGATGCTGTCCATGTTAAAGGGCAGTCTCCCTGTAAAGATTTCATAAAATACCATGCCAAGGGAATAGATATCTGAGCGGACATCATATGTATCAGGCCTTTTAAACCTTTCAGGGGCACAATATGATGCAGATATGTTCCTTCCCATGCCGTGCTGAGTCTTGTCAGTGAACTCAACAGCAGTGCCAAAATCCATCAGTATGCTCCTGCCGCCCCTCTCTATCATTATGTTGGAGGGCTTTATGTCCCTGTGCAAAATCCCCATCTCATATGCATACTGAAATGCATCGAGGCATTCCCTGGCAATAGTTTTTGCCTGCTCAAATGGGATAAGACCCGCTGGCTCTATCTGCATCAGCTCCTTAAGATCAACACCCTCTATATATTCAAGCACAATTACATACTCGGGGCCGTCAGCGAAATATTCAATAAGCCTACAGATATTTTTATGGTCAAACCTTGAGAGTATTTTAGCCTCATTCAGGAAAAGGGTAATGATTTCAGGTTGGTTGGTAAGTTCTGGGTTCAGTATCTTAAGGGTATAAAGGTTGCCATCCCTGTTCTTTGCCTTGTATACATTGCCAAAGCCGCCTCTTCCAAGAGACCCAAGAAGTTCATAACTGCCTATCTTTACCCTGGTCATGTTTTATACTTTCCAGCTTGACAGCGCCTTAAGGTTTAAAATATCCTCGCACAAATCTTTTTAACAATATATAAAGGATACTAATAAGTTCAATATTTTTTTATATGTGAATAAAGAATGGATGATTTAAGGGTACATATAAAGATAAACTCTGAACACCTTGATGCAGCGGG
It encodes:
- a CDS encoding serine/threonine protein kinase; translated protein: MTRVKIGSYELLGSLGRGGFGNVYKAKNRDGNLYTLKILNPELTNQPEIITLFLNEAKILSRFDHKNICRLIEYFADGPEYVIVLEYIEGVDLKELMQIEPAGLIPFEQAKTIARECLDAFQYAYEMGILHRDIKPSNIMIERGGRSILMDFGTAVEFTDKTQHGMGRNISASYCAPERFKRPDTYDVRSDIYSLGMVFYEIFTGRLPFNMDSIPEIASWHLNETALPADGCNPSLSKEIAGAIKTALEKMPEKRFNDFMEFKKALGF
- a CDS encoding Mrp/NBP35 family ATP-binding protein, which translates into the protein MKRSKKLQNKITTPADLERTQQELSIKRNLKKIKRKIVVMSGKGGVGKSTVASMIALMLSIRGNKVGLMDVDLHGPSIPNMLKISSGMNIKGQHELSPFEYSANLGVISMGMILQKQDEAVIWRGPLKISAIRQFISDVTWGELDFLIVDSPPGTGDEPLTVAQTITDAEAVIVTTPQEISLADVRKSINFCRQVKMNILGIVENMSGLKCPHCGEKIAVFSEGGGKKMAGAMDVPFIGEIPIDPEVVKLADEKQLEHILEKKESDIYRAYATLIEKIEKG